The Anastrepha obliqua isolate idAnaObli1 chromosome 5, idAnaObli1_1.0, whole genome shotgun sequence DNA window ttctgtgtacacatgattttcgcagttttacaagtggctagattattccacctcctgtttatccgtgttttcatgtcTGCACCGATGTGTTTGcataccgtatttaaaggtttatgttggagttgctcgatgtccttgctagcgctatttctgcagcctttcctaccgcaaagacttctgtttgaaaaatactgcaatggtcagggagtttaattggccgcctgatgtccagctctgcgcaataaatcccTGCACCTACGTCCGTTCATCATTTTCGAgccgtcagtaaatatattaagcgtaTTGCGGCTAGGTTTCATACCACTTCTATTGCTGTTCTCTTCACCCAATTGTATTTCGGAGCCATGTccgaatattttacaggtaaaGATTGGACAATAAGTTCGTAGCTTTTTtgccgaagacttttatttaaaacaaaaaacaataattatatcaataagttaatcaattatatatacgGCCAATTTGTTAATGccgttgttgagccagtttttaaggacctctttgttgtcgaacgtaacgcccttcatatggtttgtcAGGGAGTGaaacagatggtaatcggtcggtgcaaggtccggagaatacggcggatgctgaatgACCTCAAATTCGAGCTCTTGAAGTGCGGCTCTGACCACTTGTGCCACATGGGGCCTGACGTTGTCGCGaagaagtatggtttgaccatgtcgatcaggtcagCTCCTTGTTGGCCGCGGCACTTTCTTCGAGCATTTTTCCGTGATCAATGATCTCCCAGCCCCACCAAACACACCTTCTTTCGGATgcagatccggcttgactctcgattttggcgtatctcctggagcctcCCATTCCTTTCTTTGATTCATAGTGATGTACAGGCACCATGTCTCATCtgccgtgacgattcggtacaacaagcgctgtttatgagcgcgtgttgctcgatggcgggcgagatgctgagaagtaaTTCGAAGgtgtcttttttttgtttttcaattgatCTTATGAGTCactcaggctcccaatttttcagtaaatcccattgaatgaaagtgatttaaaatgaatttaatgataaattgaatgaatttcgttttttccgCCCATTCACGGCTGGTTTGGCGACCgcttctccttcaaaagtgatttgagacgttcgtCATCGTATTCTCGTCTGCGAGACGAGCCATCGGCATCAAAGTCaccattttttgaaacttttccgtgaatagactcgcctatgacaccttttcCATACACGTGGCAAATGTCCCGGattgcttcggcagcttttcgaccacgacgaAAAGCAAAGAGGAGCagctgtcgaaaatgttgatttctaTCTCCtcccatttctaagcctcaaaactaataaaaaattaataaactgaaaaatgcaattaacGTGGCTTTGTAgaacagaaagagttctatcgaatgaatacttagcCCTTGccgaacagcaaacaaatcgttggaaaataaaaatatatataaaaacgctatgaacttttaCCCCAATCTAATACAATTTATGCTAGGCTctgagtgaatttgacagaatcatcTGATGCGGTGACGTCACTTGGGCCATGAAGTGGTTGGATTTCGAAAcaactaagattgtgttagtgacatatggaaaaaatcaaccaatcaCAACACTTCGTTGCCATCGGAACAACGATTGATCGGACGAAGGTGTGAATAATTgggaaatgatcgtgcagaattccgCTGAAGCATGCCAAGTGATGTGgcagtcaataaaaaaaatgagctgttgttgttgttgtagcagcattaacattccccatacttacatacacggAATGAGCTGTCTACTAATCCGCTTAACAACcgtctgtcacactacaattttaatcagatttaACTGTGTCGGTAATGCCCATTAACGCCGCCGTAAACCCAAGATGATAGATGATTGTGCCTTCCGAATTCgtcaagccattcactgaattttcacacacATGTAATTTCACCtccttttgttcgtttgttttgtattggcaaAGGATCTAACGTCAGACTTTtaaaaatcaccaaaaacaaAGTAACTATTTTTGTAAGGTGCCACCATCGGTACTCAATTCGCTTTGCAACTGGACTACTATTCCaacccaaggcgaattgagtatctaaggtggcgccattaaacacagttactttatttttcgcgattttgacaagtttgacgtcagctcccttcgcaatacaaaacaaacaaaaataggaGAAATTAGATATTTGTGAATATTCACTGAATAGCTTGGTagttttgtgagatttaaactaaacaaactaatgaaaacgaagttccgtgtgttaaattgtgtaagcacaaattaaataaagcctttaaatgcagtttgtttgcgtgtttatgcggaagacgccgtagcaagaaagtgtgtgtgtgtgcataatcTCTTGTGTTTGATTGCTTCCACTGcattcgcctactcttcttctttccAAACATGTAATTCCCCTTCTTCTGTTTGTTTATCGATggactcttacgacacggcgagttcggaaggcgcaatcgtGTATTCTGTGATTCTTGTTTCCAACCGGCATAAAATTTCTGTTCCATCAAATATTTGCCAATGCAAAATAAAAGTGGCTGCAGTAGAGCTTTTATGTTTGTTTACAGTAAAATGTAGCTCGAGGCTGCACATTTTATTTCAGAATGCACTTTtcacaatacatttttaataaggTAATTATTTACATTACATTCAACAAACGAAGGCTAGCTGTTAGCAGCGAAAACAATACATTTAGATTTTGACAAACAAGAAATTcaattaaacaaataatactACGGGTatgcatttaaatatgtatgtatatgtctatGTAAGCTGGCATTTATCCACACGTTTGACTGCTATGGATATTTTCGATAAATCGAATGCGCATTTTGTGGATAGCAAATACCCAATATGCTTGCAGTAGCACGTCTTCTGTTTGCGTAcacgtgtgcgtgtgtgtgtaaacaaaatttgtgcACAGTATACAttccagacaaaaaaaaaatacaaatgttaACAATAATATTGGAAGTGTATATTAGGAcgtttgtttgtgttttcaaatttttgcctGCAGTTAACagttcatttttcatttaatacatttgtatgtaaaaacaccaaaaaagtcggaatgttattttttcatttttacatttttgctggAAATCGCTGGAATAATAACAGTTAATGTCTTAATTGCACTTTTTTCAACACTACAGTTTGGAATGCTTGATTTTGTCTTTTACAAAGGAATATTTTGTGCCACTTtcacttttggttttgtttcaTTGCTGCTGGGGATGACACGTCTACATGACTTTCGATTAATTAATCTACATAACAATATGATAGGGTCCTTGTCTTTTagtacattttaaaattaaagcaagtATAAGTGGAATAACTGCAGCATCTTAATCCTCCAAGTTTCTGAAGGACTGTTGCATATCCTCGTACAGCTGCTCGAAATCCGCCTTGATCTTAGCTTCACCATCTTTCACTGGAtcctgtaaaataaaaaacggaTGTGCGTTAACAAAATGTGAGAAATGCTAAATGCTTCTTGCACACTAACCTTGAATTTCATGGACGATAGCTGGTACATGATGTTGCCCATAGCTTCGCGGATAACATTCCATGTGATCTTGTTTTCGGATTGCGCCGTCGATTCGACAGAGTGGCGGGACAAGTCGTAGAAAGTAATCATGTTTCTCAACATACCCACTGTCTTGTAGAAGGGGCAGAAACGATCGTATGACGAGTATGAGTTCTGTTGCAGGAAATCGTCCTTCAACAATTTCGCCACCTCGAGTGTGATCTTATCGGTCTCGGCCAGCGAAGCTTTACCGACCAATTGCACAATTTCAGacaagtcttcttcttcttgcagaATTTCCTTGACCTTGGTACGCAATGGCACGAATTCCGCAAAGTTTTTCTCATAGAAGTCATCCAAGGCACGCATGTATTTCGAGTAGGAAATCAACCAATTGATCGAAGGGAAATGCTTACGTTGAGCCAATTTCTTATCCAAACCCCAGAACACCTGTACGATACCCAAAGTAGCGGTGGTGACAGGATCTGAGAAATCACCACCAGGTGGCGACACAGCACCGACAATAGAAACGGAGCCCTCACGTTCGGGGTTACCTAAAGCTTTGACACGACCAGCACGCTCGTAGAAGGAGGCGAGACGAGCACCCAAGTAGGCGGGGTAACCAGAATCGGCAGGCATTTCAGCCAAACGACCAGAAATTTCACGAAGAGCTTCGGCCCAACGGGAGGTGGAATCAGCCATCATGGAAACGTTGTAACCCATATCACGGAAGTATTCGGATAGTGTGATGCCAGTGTAAATGGAGGCTTCACGAGCAGCGACAGGCATGTTGGAGGTATTGGCCACCAGAGTGGTACGCTTCATGATGGACTCGGTGACACCGTCAATTTCAACAGACAATTCGGGGAAATCACGCAATACTTCAGACATCTCGTTACCACGTTCACCGCAACCGACATAAACAATGACATCAGAGTTGGAGTATTTGGACAAAGCCTAAGacagaaaacaaaatgtatttagCAAcgcgaaaagaaaaatattagatgtgagtgcaaaagtaaatttataaaaaaaaaaaataccagcttTTCATTGCTTACCTGTGAGATGACAGTTTTGCCGCAACCGAAAGCTCCGGGAATGGCGGTGGTACCACCTTGTACACAGGGGAACAGCGAGTCCAATACACGCTGACCAGTTAACAATGGGTGGTTGGCGGGCAATTTTTCAGTGACTGGACGTGGCTGACGCACTGGCCACACTTGCAACATAGTGTGTTTGGTGATCTCACCATCGAATTCTGTTTCCAAAACGACATCATCGATGTGGTAGTTGCCCGATGGCGCAATGTAACGCACGGTACCCTTGGTACGTGGATTCACGATCATCTTGTGTTTCACCAATGTGTTTTCGTGCACAATACCGTAAAGATCGCCACCGGTTATGTGCGAACCAACTTTAACTGTGAGTGGGTTGAATTCCCATGCTTGAGTACGTGACAAGCTGGGCACGTTCACACCCTTTGGAATATAGATGGATTGAGTCAATTCGTTAATGTCCTTCAATGGACGTTGGATACCATCAAAAATGCTGCCCATAATACCGGGACCTAACTCGACGGACAATGGTTTGCCAGTACGCAACACGGGATCACCAACAGTTACACCGGAGGTTTCTTCGTATACTTGAATGGTGGCCATGTCACCTTCCAGACGAATAATTTCACCGACCAATTCGTAGTAACCGACACGCACCAACTCGTACATAGCAGAGCCAGCCATACGCTCGGCTGTGACGACTGTATGAATTAGAAAAAGGTTAGGTAAGTTCTCAAGAAGTGATAAATGTATTGCAATATTTACTTACCAGGACCGGATACGGCGAAAACACGGCCATATTTGCCCTCGCTATCCTCATCATCGAAGTGTTTTAGGTTCGACATTGTGGTTTGTTTAGATGTTCAACTGGAAAagtaaaagaagtaaaaaattaaaaaaaaaaaaataataaaagtaaaaaaaaaaaaataataaaaattaaaaaaaaaaaataataaaaattaaaaacaaaaataataataaaaataaaaaacaatggaaaatctTTAAGTTATAGCATGCAAAGAAGAGTGAATTCCAAGACACCTTAGTGCAAAGCACATGTCtctctttttcaaaattaaaataaatggaataccCCATTTTAATTGGAAAATGGCATCTGTGCATACGCATTTTAATGTAGTAGTAATACGTTTTGGAGTTCACTCGAACTGCTTAACGCTTGTGGGCAGATAGGGAATGCAAATGAGAAGTTATAGTCAGCTGACGGTTCTTCGCTgaatttgatattaaaaactttCTCTTATCAGTTGTGATTAGAGTTCACATGGTCTCCCCACCTTATGTGAAGTAATcaatattcttaaaggatttcaaAGCAATTTTGTGTCGAGAAATAGttgttaaattattattttttttttctaccacTTGGCACCTGATTTAGGCAGTAGCTTAACTATTCGAATTTACTCTACTGATTAGTAGCGAGCTTTGTATTCACGTGACCTGCATTTGATTAAGCTTTATGCTCGAATTCGAATGACGATAGAAAATTTATCGTTTCACTAATTTCTAAGAAGTTGAACTAAATGCGAGCTAAATTCGCctaaagtatttaaattttattgtaatacgCAAATTTCTGTCCTacaccaaaaatataatatgtggAATGTATTTAAACTCAACATCCACATTCGAACTTCGACTCTTTGACAGTTCCATTTGACGTTGATCATAAGACTACTGTCATCTGCAAGTGTCAGCTGACGGCTGACTAAATATGAtcgacgaaataaaaaaaaaaactacgcaggcaaccattttgaatttttgataatAAACCCCTTTTAAATTTGCGCATCAAATGCAGTTCAACCACATTtaagaaatttgcaaatttttccagCCAAGCCACCTCCAAAGCAGTGGCCACTATGTTCATTCACACTGTTTTGATGTGCCACCGCCGATCACAAGACATGCGAGGTCAGCTGACTTATTTTTACTCAAACAACCTCACTTAATTTTACTCGCTTTTCTCTTGACTTGCGCGTAGaattgaacaatttttagttgtttttcctttaacaaaatcacttttaaaagtttttttatcacTATTCACTTTGGTTGCGGTAACTTTAAGAAATAATTGCTAAACTATGTAGCGCCTCCACCCAGTTTTTGTTATCTAATCAGAAATCACTATGAATTGTCCTACGATAAACGCAATAATTACCGTTCTGGCTAGTATTTTCCACAGAAATGTGCGTTAATTGGAATTAAtgttaagcaaataaaatgtttcactgCACGGTGGTGCGGCTAAGAACTCACTTTTTTGTTATAGAAATAATTACGCGAACGTTGCGCTTCTCCAGCAGAACAAGACCAACTATGAAAATCGACGAAGTCGCCAGCAAATCTGTTTCGAACATCGAGTTTCGACGTCGAAGTGATCGACGCAGTTGAGCAAGAGAAAAAGCTCGCGGTGAGCGTACTTCGAAATTGAATCTGTCGATATGCTTATACGAATATTTTTCGAAGTTGCTTGGTGGCTGTTTTCAACGCAGGGAtgctttagaaaaatctttgaatattaacTCCAAGTACGAACTTTAGCTAATTGAtaacaattaacaaaatatttttttgtaaaataaagtaattaaagcgtttacactttttaaatgaaataataaaaatagttgttGGTTACCTGAGCGAATTGTCCAACTATTGCAGATTGCACATATACGCGTGCATCGTTCTACTGATATTTTAACTGTTATGGAAGCAAAATGTTGAGCTTCCAGCCACtggttttattcaaaaacagaaGTGACATaatgtattttgaaaatttaaaattttataattcttgtTACTGCGtatccaaatgtttttttttttctttcagattGAAAAGTTCAACATTTAGAAGAAATTGTTCTTTTAATCGGCGAATGGTAAATCTGCCACACACGTAAACGAaactttaattgtaattttttcttccgACCAATTTTAATGCAGGATTTTTGTGTAACTACAACGACTTTCTTCTTTCAGTTGATACCCATAAAATTCATACTgcataaagttaaaaatatgctttcgatttttttaatgaaaaatagttgAGGGATGGTAAAAAtcgatttgcaaaaatttgatGTCATACGACTACTGGTACATAGTGATTAATTCAGTGCATTTACCCTTAACCGACAGAATGTTCTAGAATGTTGGTACACAAATTGCgcgtcaaaaattatttattaatttattcatttctttttaaataaataaaaaataatatctttttgaaaaaaaaaaaaaaatttattttgaaaaaaaaaaaattaaaaataaaaataattaaaaaaaaataaaaaaaataaataaaaaaataaaataaatgaaaaaataagaaacaatgttttttgaataaaaaaatttctttgcaattaatcaaattttttcataaacatttattggggcatttgtttttgtttttgtgatttcTCACTGCCTCGCTTACGTATTTGAATAGAACTGGAAAAAGTTATGAGAATCCTGTTATGAAATTTGCAGAAATCACTGAGAATAGTCTCAGgcattgatgaaaaaaat harbors:
- the LOC129247147 gene encoding V-type proton ATPase catalytic subunit A, whose product is MSNLKHFDDEDSEGKYGRVFAVSGPVVTAERMAGSAMYELVRVGYYELVGEIIRLEGDMATIQVYEETSGVTVGDPVLRTGKPLSVELGPGIMGSIFDGIQRPLKDINELTQSIYIPKGVNVPSLSRTQAWEFNPLTVKVGSHITGGDLYGIVHENTLVKHKMIVNPRTKGTVRYIAPSGNYHIDDVVLETEFDGEITKHTMLQVWPVRQPRPVTEKLPANHPLLTGQRVLDSLFPCVQGGTTAIPGAFGCGKTVISQALSKYSNSDVIVYVGCGERGNEMSEVLRDFPELSVEIDGVTESIMKRTTLVANTSNMPVAAREASIYTGITLSEYFRDMGYNVSMMADSTSRWAEALREISGRLAEMPADSGYPAYLGARLASFYERAGRVKALGNPEREGSVSIVGAVSPPGGDFSDPVTTATLGIVQVFWGLDKKLAQRKHFPSINWLISYSKYMRALDDFYEKNFAEFVPLRTKVKEILQEEEDLSEIVQLVGKASLAETDKITLEVAKLLKDDFLQQNSYSSYDRFCPFYKTVGMLRNMITFYDLSRHSVESTAQSENKITWNVIREAMGNIMYQLSSMKFKDPVKDGEAKIKADFEQLYEDMQQSFRNLED